TGGAGATGATGCGTCGGGGAAGAGGGGCCGGTTCCTTGGCCCAGCCAAGGGCCGCGACGCCCAGAGAGAGCCAGGCCGCGAGGGCCATCCGGAGCGTGAATGGGATTTTCATGGGGCCCAGTGTACAATCCGGCCTATGGCATTGCAAAACCAGCCCGAGACCAAGACCTGCGGCCGTTGCGGCGGAAAATTCCCCTGTCACGCCAAGACCGGCGGATGCTGGTGCGAAAAGCTTCCGGCCCTTCCCAAAAGCATCCCCGATTGCGACTGTCTTTGTCCCGCCTGCCTGGAGAAGGAATTGAAGGCCCAGGGGACCGAAAGGCCCTGATGGGACCCTTGCGCATCGCCTCGTTTCTTCCGGCCGCCACCGAGATGGTCTTTGCCCTGGGGTTGGGTGACCGGTTGGTCGGTGTCTCCCATGAATGCGACTATCCGCCCCAAGCCAAGGAAAAACCGGTCGTGGTGCGATGCGCCATGGACCTGGCTTCCTTGGACCTAAAACAGATCGACGAGACCGTCCGGAAAAGGGTCGGACAGGGCGGGAGCGTTTACGCCGTGGATGAGGTCGCCATACGGCAGCTTTCCCCCACCCTCATCATCACCCAGGACCTTTGCCAAGTCTGCGCCCCCTCGGGCAA
This bacterium DNA region includes the following protein-coding sequences:
- a CDS encoding cysteine-rich CWC family protein, with the translated sequence MALQNQPETKTCGRCGGKFPCHAKTGGCWCEKLPALPKSIPDCDCLCPACLEKELKAQGTERP